A genomic region of Novipirellula aureliae contains the following coding sequences:
- the metF gene encoding methylenetetrahydrofolate reductase [NAD(P)H] — MTLASHYQSSRCAISFELFPPKTESGIEAMLNNVERLRSFDPAFFTCTYGAGGSTQDSTLDVVEKVKKLTGLPVASHLTCVGSTVDQLAAFLQEAHRRGVDYLVALRGDPPKGSAQFEAVEGGLRYANELVAMIRENFNHFGIAVAGYPEVHQEAVDAKTDLDNLKRKVDAGADVIITQLFYDNADFYRFRDDCVAAGITVPIIPGVLPVTNFKQAERIAAMCKAAIPKSLAESMNQNDDADYQFNVGVEHARLQTIDLISNQVPGIHYYVLNKSEAAEKLLDGLELAAH, encoded by the coding sequence ATGACTTTAGCTTCTCATTACCAATCGTCTCGATGTGCGATTTCCTTCGAATTGTTTCCGCCCAAGACCGAATCGGGAATCGAGGCGATGCTTAATAATGTTGAGCGATTGCGATCGTTCGATCCCGCATTTTTTACTTGCACTTACGGTGCGGGTGGCTCGACCCAAGACTCGACACTCGATGTCGTCGAGAAAGTCAAAAAATTAACCGGGTTGCCAGTTGCATCCCATTTGACTTGCGTCGGTAGCACGGTTGACCAATTGGCTGCGTTCCTACAGGAAGCTCACCGACGTGGAGTCGACTATTTGGTGGCTCTTCGCGGTGACCCACCCAAAGGATCGGCACAATTCGAAGCGGTTGAAGGAGGGCTTCGGTATGCGAATGAACTGGTGGCGATGATTCGAGAAAACTTCAATCATTTTGGAATCGCGGTCGCTGGCTATCCCGAGGTCCACCAAGAAGCTGTCGATGCGAAAACCGATTTGGATAATTTGAAACGCAAAGTCGACGCGGGCGCCGATGTCATCATCACTCAACTGTTTTATGACAATGCTGACTTTTACCGATTCCGTGACGATTGTGTCGCTGCGGGGATTACCGTCCCAATCATACCAGGCGTCTTGCCGGTGACAAATTTCAAGCAAGCCGAACGGATTGCTGCGATGTGCAAGGCTGCAATCCCCAAAAGTTTAGCAGAATCGATGAACCAAAATGACGACGCTGATTATCAGTTCAACGTCGGCGTCGAACATGCTCGCTTACAAACGATTGACCTGATTTCGAACCAGGTCCCTGGCATCCACTACTACGTGCTTAACAAAAGCGAAGCCGCTGAAAAACTTCTCGATGGCTTGGAGCTAGCCGCCCATTAA
- a CDS encoding SpoVR family protein: protein MTNKRLLYHGSEWDFDLLRHIYDACEEIAVGELGLNTYPNQLEVITSEQMLDAYAAIGMPTMYRHWSFGKKFAREEMLYRKGAQSLAYELVINSNPCVNYIMEENTATMQTLVIAHAAFGHNHFFKNNQLFRQWTRADRVLDELSYAKKFLADCEQRYGLDAVEDLLDSAHALMQQSVDRYAPKRQSTSDKKQKAESRANYLESTFNDLYRTLPTSTDRLAKPLTATEEEAKQERNTLELPQENLLRFLARHAPKLKDWQREVLEIVRRLAQYFYPQRQTKLMNEGCATFTHYEIMNRLHDRGQIDQGAMLEFLHMHTAVVTQPSFDSKFYRGINPYALGFAMMRDIQRICNEPDEEDREWFPEIAGNGEAMQTIRQAWEEYRDESFVMQFLSPRLIRELRMFAVNNHSERPFVSISDIHDERGYRNIRQQLASEYDLSKQDPDIEVTDADLKGSRRLVLTHRVHSGRQLNKEQCKRTLRHVANLWGYRVRMLETDPETGITLDEYEAMPMP from the coding sequence ATGACCAACAAACGCCTTCTTTACCATGGTTCGGAATGGGATTTTGATCTGCTACGGCACATCTACGATGCATGTGAAGAAATCGCCGTTGGTGAACTTGGTTTGAACACCTATCCAAACCAATTGGAAGTCATTACATCCGAGCAAATGCTCGATGCCTACGCTGCGATTGGAATGCCGACGATGTATCGCCATTGGTCATTCGGCAAAAAGTTTGCTCGCGAGGAGATGCTCTATCGCAAAGGTGCACAGTCCTTGGCCTACGAGTTGGTGATCAATTCAAATCCATGTGTCAACTACATCATGGAAGAAAACACGGCAACCATGCAAACGTTGGTGATCGCTCACGCCGCGTTTGGACACAACCACTTTTTCAAGAACAATCAATTGTTCCGGCAATGGACGCGTGCCGACCGAGTACTCGATGAATTGTCCTATGCGAAAAAGTTTTTGGCCGATTGTGAGCAACGATACGGTCTCGATGCGGTTGAGGACCTGCTCGATTCGGCCCACGCTCTGATGCAACAGAGTGTCGACCGCTACGCCCCGAAGCGTCAATCGACGTCCGACAAGAAACAGAAAGCTGAATCGCGAGCCAACTATTTAGAGTCAACGTTTAATGATCTTTACCGAACACTGCCGACGTCGACCGATCGCCTCGCGAAACCGCTAACGGCGACGGAGGAGGAAGCGAAGCAGGAACGAAATACTTTGGAATTGCCGCAAGAAAACCTTCTCCGCTTCTTGGCTCGTCATGCGCCAAAATTGAAGGATTGGCAACGGGAGGTCCTGGAGATCGTTCGCCGTTTGGCTCAGTACTTCTATCCTCAGCGACAGACCAAGTTGATGAATGAAGGCTGTGCAACGTTCACGCATTACGAGATCATGAACCGATTGCATGATCGCGGCCAAATTGACCAAGGTGCGATGCTAGAATTTCTGCATATGCACACGGCGGTTGTTACCCAGCCCTCCTTCGATTCAAAGTTCTATCGAGGCATCAATCCCTACGCGCTCGGGTTTGCGATGATGCGGGATATTCAACGCATTTGTAACGAGCCGGATGAGGAGGATCGCGAGTGGTTTCCTGAGATCGCGGGTAACGGAGAAGCGATGCAGACCATTCGCCAGGCTTGGGAAGAGTATCGTGACGAGAGTTTTGTGATGCAGTTTCTGAGCCCCCGTTTGATCCGAGAGCTAAGAATGTTTGCGGTCAACAACCATTCGGAGCGACCATTCGTCTCCATTAGCGATATCCATGACGAACGCGGCTATCGAAACATTCGCCAACAATTGGCGTCCGAGTATGACCTTTCAAAGCAGGACCCTGATATTGAAGTCACCGATGCGGATTTGAAAGGCAGTCGCCGCTTGGTGTTGACGCATCGCGTTCACAGCGGACGACAGCTTAACAAAGAACAGTGCAAGCGGACGCTGCGGCATGTTGCGAATCTGTGGGGCTACCGGGTCCGCATGCTAGAAACCGATCCCGAGACCGGCATCACACTCGATGAATACGAAGCGATGCCAATGCCGTAA
- a CDS encoding YeaH/YhbH family protein produces the protein MHVIDRRRNPKSKSLGNRQRFLRRMKSHIREAVNQSIRHRKISDLENGQEISIDSKDLQEPSFHHDPKHGNRQFVLPGNKDYKRGDVISKPSSGEGGSGMQGSPDGEGEDSFSFVISSDEFLNIFFEDLELPNLAKKKLKSLTSSERVRAGFAKDGAPQRMNLRQTMRRSLSRRIALGRPSKSEMQELEALLSKALEKNDDVEADRIRKLLSSNRIRMQQVPFLDTVDLRYTRFERLPRPTTQAVMFCLMDTSASMTEQLKDLAKRFYMLLHLFLKRHYRSVELVFIRHTYLASEVDEDTFFHGRESGGTVVSSALDKMIEIVDARYPIDDWNIYAAQVSDGHNFDYDMQNTLSLLSQRILPICQYYAYIEVGDDIFPGTSVLWNGYTSLQEQHQNFARAEVNEAAEIFHVFHDLFANEHSR, from the coding sequence ATGCACGTGATCGATCGTCGCCGAAATCCAAAATCCAAAAGTCTGGGAAACCGGCAACGGTTTCTCCGCCGTATGAAGTCTCACATTCGCGAGGCGGTCAATCAGTCGATACGCCATCGCAAAATCTCTGACTTAGAAAACGGCCAAGAGATTTCGATCGATAGCAAGGATTTACAGGAACCTAGCTTTCATCACGATCCAAAGCATGGGAACCGCCAATTTGTTTTGCCAGGCAACAAGGATTACAAACGAGGTGACGTCATTTCGAAACCGTCATCGGGTGAAGGCGGTAGCGGAATGCAGGGTAGCCCCGATGGCGAGGGGGAGGATAGCTTTTCGTTTGTGATTAGCAGCGACGAGTTCCTGAACATTTTCTTTGAGGATTTAGAGCTTCCGAATTTGGCCAAAAAGAAGTTGAAGTCTCTCACGTCGTCCGAGCGAGTTCGTGCGGGGTTTGCGAAAGACGGTGCACCTCAGCGGATGAATCTACGGCAAACGATGCGGCGCAGTCTATCGCGGCGGATCGCACTGGGAAGACCCTCGAAGTCAGAAATGCAAGAGCTCGAGGCATTGCTAAGCAAAGCTCTCGAAAAAAATGACGACGTCGAAGCCGATCGGATTCGCAAACTCCTATCGTCCAACCGGATCCGAATGCAGCAGGTTCCGTTTCTCGACACGGTCGATTTGCGTTACACCCGTTTCGAACGATTGCCACGACCGACCACGCAAGCGGTCATGTTTTGTTTGATGGACACGTCCGCATCCATGACCGAGCAGTTAAAAGATTTAGCAAAGCGATTCTATATGCTGCTGCATTTGTTTCTCAAACGGCATTATCGATCCGTGGAACTCGTCTTCATTCGGCATACCTATTTAGCGAGCGAGGTCGACGAGGATACATTTTTTCATGGACGCGAATCGGGAGGCACGGTGGTGTCGTCGGCGCTCGATAAAATGATTGAGATTGTCGACGCTCGCTACCCTATCGATGATTGGAACATCTACGCCGCTCAAGTCTCCGATGGTCACAACTTCGACTACGATATGCAAAACACGTTGTCTCTATTGAGCCAGCGAATTTTGCCGATTTGCCAATATTATGCCTATATCGAAGTCGGCGATGACATCTTTCCTGGAACGAGCGTGTTGTGGAATGGGTATACCTCGCTCCAGGAACAGCATCAGAACTTTGCACGTGCGGAAGTGAACGAGGCAGCGGAGATTTTTCATGTCTTTCATGATCTTTTTGCCAACGAACATTCGCGTTAG
- a CDS encoding glycoside hydrolase family 2 TIM barrel-domain containing protein produces the protein MNHFIYQHRTSSRTCLFATILFATIFLATSVSSTAKAEPNDWENEQVVGMNKLDPRATSLPYPDRASALESTFGSSPYAKSLNGDWKFHWVKQPSDRPTDFFRDDFDVSNWDNLSVPSNWQLKGYGVPVYTNMEYPFKKDPPRVMGEPPKHYTTYDHRNPVGSYRRDFTVPDDWDGRQIFLQFDGVDSAFYVWVNGEKVGYSQDSRTVALFDITNHLRSGNNTVAVEVYRYSDGSYLEDQDFWRLSGIYRDVTLWSAGSLHVRDFFVHTDLDEAYEDALLSIDVEIANDSDDENRFTIEAELIDDTGKTVFNDLNAVDKVSAKQSSIVQLRRKVESPEQWSAEQPNLYRLLLTVKDDSGDIVEVATTKVGFREVEIKDGLLHVNGKTVYLKGVNRHEHDPDTGHTISVESMIRDIELMKRFNINAVRTCHYPNIPLWYALCDEYGLYVVDETNIESHGMGYGPESLAKFPSWGKAHLDRAKRMLERDKNHPSVIIWSLGNEAGNGVNFFANYDWFKARDPSRPVQYEQAGFGQRNTDIRCPMYAPISRIVKYAKNDADRPLILCEYSHAMGNSVGNFKDYWDAIESNPALQGGFIWDWVDQGLRKAKPKMTRMIDLAEPTVTAQLAGELDPQKGVSVPVALDQSDKQQITNAITLEAVIRGQKASDFSPLISKGDHQYLLRLGNGGVNFTLHIGSWKSLNVPYADAKLTEGENRITATYDGSKMVLYVNGSPIADVKASGKIDPSGYPVNIGRNSEILKRETLVPILETRIYDRALSADEIANVERRSSEGLVSHLDFSKPVDGTGESAVETWADADEPTFFAFGGDFGDQPNTNNFCMNGLVQPDRVPNPHLWEVKKVHQNVKMEAVDLENGKVKITNKFVFTNLNEYAGKWVVRFNGKPIQSGELEPIDIEPGQSQVVSIPYRNLRLSGEYLLTVSFELKEDTKWADAGHRIAWEQFEVKPWDASPFLGQTGVQKIGTSKTDDELRVTAGNAVFTFDVTNGSLTSIQNGGTELLAAPLEANFWKAPNDNQMKNGYGNRLGAWRTAAANRELIDFDVEKADDHLDVVFASRLPVGNGDSIYSLKYTILSNGAITVTASYKPGSGEIPLLPRFGVEFAVPKKLDDVSWYGRGPHETYWDRKTGGEIAVYQSTATGMPFPYCRTQDTGNRTDVRWMRIGNHSGRGLTLVGDQPLSMSVLPFTIHDIEAATHPFDLPRRPFNRVFVDYKLHGVGGDNSWGAKTHPPYTLPGNEPYEFSFTIVGFAANP, from the coding sequence ATGAATCACTTTATCTACCAACATCGTACCAGCTCACGGACGTGCCTTTTCGCGACGATTTTATTCGCGACGATTTTTCTCGCGACGTCGGTCTCCTCGACGGCCAAGGCGGAGCCAAACGATTGGGAAAATGAGCAAGTCGTTGGGATGAATAAGCTCGACCCTCGAGCGACGTCGCTACCCTACCCGGACCGCGCGAGTGCCTTGGAAAGTACGTTTGGATCGAGTCCTTATGCTAAAAGTTTGAATGGTGATTGGAAATTCCATTGGGTAAAGCAGCCTAGCGATCGGCCGACCGATTTTTTCCGGGACGATTTCGATGTTTCGAATTGGGACAACCTGTCCGTGCCAAGCAATTGGCAGCTCAAGGGCTACGGGGTTCCTGTATACACCAATATGGAGTACCCGTTCAAAAAAGATCCACCTCGCGTGATGGGCGAACCGCCCAAGCATTACACGACCTATGACCATCGAAATCCCGTCGGATCGTACCGCCGTGATTTCACCGTCCCCGATGATTGGGACGGCCGCCAAATCTTTCTGCAATTCGATGGCGTCGACTCCGCTTTCTACGTTTGGGTTAACGGCGAAAAAGTAGGCTATAGTCAAGATAGTCGCACGGTAGCCCTCTTCGATATCACCAATCACCTGCGGTCTGGGAACAACACCGTCGCGGTCGAAGTTTATCGGTACAGTGACGGCAGCTATCTGGAGGACCAGGACTTTTGGCGGCTTAGCGGTATCTACCGCGACGTGACCCTTTGGTCCGCCGGCTCGCTTCACGTACGCGACTTCTTCGTGCACACCGACTTGGATGAAGCGTACGAAGATGCACTGCTAAGCATTGATGTTGAAATTGCGAATGACTCGGACGATGAGAACCGCTTTACAATTGAAGCCGAGCTTATTGATGATACTGGAAAAACGGTTTTCAATGACCTTAACGCTGTCGACAAGGTGTCTGCAAAACAATCGTCCATCGTTCAGCTCCGTCGAAAAGTCGAATCGCCCGAACAATGGTCAGCGGAACAACCGAATCTCTATCGACTGCTACTGACGGTGAAAGACGACTCCGGCGACATCGTCGAGGTGGCAACCACAAAGGTTGGGTTTCGTGAAGTGGAAATCAAGGACGGGCTCTTACACGTCAATGGAAAAACGGTCTACCTAAAAGGTGTCAATCGCCATGAACATGATCCGGATACCGGGCATACGATCTCTGTTGAATCGATGATTCGCGATATTGAATTGATGAAACGGTTTAACATCAATGCGGTTCGGACGTGTCACTATCCCAACATTCCTTTGTGGTATGCGCTGTGCGATGAATACGGTTTGTATGTCGTCGACGAAACGAACATCGAATCGCATGGCATGGGATACGGCCCCGAATCATTGGCGAAATTCCCAAGTTGGGGAAAAGCTCATCTTGATCGAGCCAAGCGAATGCTAGAACGTGACAAAAACCATCCGTCCGTGATCATTTGGTCGCTCGGCAACGAGGCGGGCAATGGAGTCAACTTCTTTGCAAACTACGATTGGTTTAAGGCACGCGATCCTTCACGTCCTGTCCAGTACGAGCAGGCCGGTTTTGGGCAGCGGAATACGGACATTCGTTGTCCGATGTATGCTCCCATCAGCCGGATTGTTAAATATGCGAAAAACGATGCGGACCGACCGCTGATTCTATGCGAGTATTCCCATGCGATGGGCAACAGCGTTGGGAATTTCAAAGACTACTGGGATGCGATTGAGTCGAACCCAGCCTTGCAGGGCGGTTTTATCTGGGACTGGGTCGACCAAGGCCTTCGGAAAGCGAAACCCAAAATGACTCGGATGATCGATCTCGCCGAACCAACCGTTACCGCTCAACTCGCTGGTGAACTCGATCCGCAAAAGGGGGTGTCGGTTCCCGTCGCCCTCGATCAAAGTGACAAACAACAAATCACGAACGCAATTACGCTTGAAGCGGTCATTCGTGGTCAGAAAGCAAGTGATTTCTCACCTCTGATCTCCAAGGGAGATCATCAATACCTGCTTCGACTCGGTAATGGCGGCGTCAATTTCACGCTGCACATTGGGTCTTGGAAAAGCTTGAATGTACCCTATGCCGATGCAAAACTCACTGAAGGAGAGAACCGAATCACGGCAACCTATGACGGATCGAAAATGGTGCTGTATGTCAACGGCTCGCCAATCGCCGACGTGAAAGCATCGGGAAAGATTGATCCGAGCGGCTACCCAGTCAACATCGGTCGTAACTCGGAGATTCTCAAACGGGAAACCTTGGTGCCGATTCTTGAGACGAGAATTTATGACCGTGCCCTAAGTGCCGATGAAATCGCAAATGTCGAACGTCGTAGTAGCGAAGGTTTGGTTTCCCACCTCGATTTCTCAAAACCAGTCGACGGGACGGGTGAGTCCGCGGTCGAAACTTGGGCGGACGCCGACGAGCCAACTTTCTTTGCCTTTGGTGGCGATTTTGGTGACCAACCCAATACCAACAACTTTTGCATGAATGGCCTGGTGCAACCTGACCGAGTACCCAATCCCCATTTGTGGGAAGTCAAGAAGGTTCATCAAAACGTCAAAATGGAAGCGGTTGATTTGGAAAACGGAAAGGTCAAGATTACCAACAAATTCGTTTTCACAAATCTCAACGAATACGCTGGGAAATGGGTTGTGCGATTCAATGGCAAACCGATCCAATCGGGTGAGCTAGAACCAATCGATATCGAACCCGGACAAAGTCAAGTCGTCTCGATTCCGTATAGAAACCTGCGTTTGTCTGGTGAGTATTTGTTGACCGTTTCGTTTGAGCTCAAAGAAGACACGAAATGGGCCGATGCGGGGCATCGAATTGCTTGGGAACAATTCGAAGTCAAACCGTGGGACGCATCCCCCTTCCTCGGTCAAACCGGGGTACAAAAGATAGGCACGAGTAAGACGGACGACGAATTACGTGTTACCGCCGGAAACGCTGTTTTCACCTTTGATGTGACGAACGGTTCGTTGACTTCGATACAAAACGGCGGCACCGAGTTGTTAGCCGCTCCGCTAGAAGCAAATTTCTGGAAGGCTCCCAATGATAACCAAATGAAAAATGGTTACGGCAATCGTTTAGGTGCGTGGCGTACTGCGGCAGCAAATCGCGAATTGATTGACTTTGACGTTGAAAAGGCGGACGATCACTTGGATGTCGTCTTCGCATCGAGGTTGCCTGTTGGCAATGGGGATAGCATTTATTCGCTGAAGTACACCATTTTGTCGAATGGCGCGATCACGGTGACAGCGTCCTACAAGCCTGGAAGCGGAGAGATTCCGCTGTTGCCTCGGTTCGGTGTCGAGTTCGCGGTTCCTAAGAAGTTGGACGATGTGTCTTGGTATGGCCGCGGGCCCCATGAAACGTACTGGGATCGCAAAACGGGTGGCGAAATCGCTGTATATCAGTCGACTGCCACGGGGATGCCTTTCCCCTATTGTCGGACTCAAGACACCGGCAATCGGACCGACGTGCGATGGATGAGAATAGGCAACCACTCGGGGCGCGGGTTGACGCTTGTCGGAGACCAACCATTGAGTATGAGTGTATTGCCGTTTACGATCCATGATATCGAAGCGGCAACCCATCCGTTCGACCTGCCGCGTCGACCGTTCAATCGTGTCTTTGTCGATTATAAACTCCATGGCGTTGGAGGCGACAATAGCTGGGGAGCTAAAACGCATCCCCCGTACACGCTCCCTGGGAACGAGCCCTATGAGTTTTCGTTTACGATCGTCGGCTTCGCCGCAAACCCATAG
- a CDS encoding DNA-binding protein: protein MAKKQPAKLPATVTRRLGKVSDVDLAKESGIDLETIRTARQIRGIQPRLWTAWKAKDIKLLGTMSDVEVAKRVGVTKTAVCRKRQSLGIEPYGESRKQARHRWTKKQLAWLGKISDAEVGRRVGLDATTVATKRESLGIEATRKGRAARKWSKKELSWLGKLPDAEIARRMKIGRRKVIVKRRLLGIENPTVAAAKARWTPEVIKMLGKMPDAVVSEKTGIPKSAISAYRSRHNIRIKRKQHVWTREDIEILGKKSDAAIAKKLGLKPSTVAAKRRRFKLPTAKGK from the coding sequence ATGGCAAAAAAGCAACCAGCTAAGCTTCCGGCAACGGTAACCAGACGATTGGGAAAAGTTTCCGACGTCGATTTAGCGAAGGAGTCCGGTATCGATTTAGAAACGATTCGTACCGCCCGGCAAATCCGAGGGATTCAACCTCGATTATGGACTGCATGGAAAGCGAAAGACATCAAATTGCTCGGCACGATGTCGGATGTTGAGGTTGCAAAACGGGTCGGTGTCACGAAAACGGCTGTTTGTCGAAAACGCCAAAGTCTTGGTATCGAACCGTATGGCGAATCGCGGAAACAGGCTCGGCACCGTTGGACAAAGAAGCAGCTTGCTTGGCTGGGGAAAATCAGCGATGCGGAGGTTGGCCGACGGGTCGGACTCGATGCAACCACGGTGGCAACGAAGCGAGAATCGCTCGGCATCGAAGCGACGCGAAAAGGACGGGCGGCGCGAAAATGGTCCAAGAAGGAACTCTCTTGGCTCGGCAAATTGCCGGACGCCGAGATTGCTCGTCGGATGAAGATCGGACGCCGAAAAGTGATCGTGAAACGACGACTACTCGGTATCGAAAATCCGACGGTTGCCGCGGCCAAGGCGCGATGGACGCCAGAGGTCATCAAGATGCTCGGGAAAATGCCTGACGCGGTCGTCAGCGAAAAAACGGGGATTCCCAAATCGGCGATTAGCGCTTACCGAAGTCGTCATAATATCCGGATCAAACGCAAGCAACATGTTTGGACTCGCGAAGATATCGAGATACTCGGTAAAAAGTCGGATGCCGCGATTGCTAAAAAATTGGGACTGAAACCATCAACGGTCGCTGCCAAACGACGACGATTTAAGTTGCCAACGGCGAAAGGCAAGTAG
- a CDS encoding BON domain-containing protein, translated as MRSTYFGLAIAAIAALGPMQVWGGDREIAEQIIKRLKVNRDQGALKDFTLDMKVDNGVVVFRGNVSQAGQKDLVLKTADGLEGIERVIDEVTVTAEAKVAQAPVDEAKLVRPAKTIAKVAKPIKPPAMEAETSDSGFSFSQAVAAMGSSEDQNLVESNPVSKSPVKQADMQKIATQQVVPGEVRPTAAVELDTAPLANNDQKAVSSVIEALGNAQRSGQLRGFGVDVTSNNGVVTLKGRAASEAQRNTIIEIANRAAAGYGVEDLIRIPASQSVQADLAPAPNRVATASVPAQTVAHRQNAQAQPVPYRMNQQHPMQAQPAGYGMGAPTMGQPVPMAPYSGGGAPRYDTPNLPNYAWPGYSAHPNYAALTYPQQYSPSAWPYIGPFYPYPQVPLGWRKVSLEWDDGWWFLDFTDK; from the coding sequence ATGCGAAGCACATATTTCGGACTAGCGATTGCCGCGATCGCTGCTCTCGGGCCGATGCAGGTCTGGGGCGGCGACCGAGAAATCGCCGAACAAATTATCAAACGGTTAAAAGTTAATCGAGACCAAGGAGCGTTGAAGGATTTCACGCTCGACATGAAAGTCGACAATGGCGTGGTAGTTTTCCGCGGCAATGTTAGTCAAGCAGGACAAAAAGATCTTGTTCTGAAGACCGCCGATGGACTCGAAGGTATCGAACGGGTCATTGATGAAGTGACCGTCACCGCTGAAGCAAAAGTTGCTCAAGCACCTGTAGACGAAGCAAAATTGGTTCGCCCAGCTAAGACGATCGCCAAGGTCGCCAAGCCAATCAAGCCCCCCGCAATGGAAGCCGAAACATCCGATTCAGGATTTTCGTTTAGCCAAGCCGTGGCTGCAATGGGCTCCAGCGAAGACCAGAATTTGGTTGAGAGCAACCCGGTTTCGAAGTCGCCAGTCAAACAGGCTGACATGCAAAAGATTGCCACACAACAAGTGGTGCCAGGCGAGGTTCGTCCAACCGCAGCGGTTGAGCTTGACACGGCACCGCTCGCAAACAATGACCAGAAAGCTGTCTCATCGGTCATCGAAGCTCTTGGAAACGCACAACGTTCGGGCCAACTACGCGGTTTCGGCGTCGACGTGACCAGTAACAACGGTGTCGTTACCTTGAAAGGGCGAGCGGCTTCGGAAGCTCAACGAAATACGATCATTGAAATTGCCAACCGGGCTGCTGCGGGCTACGGGGTGGAAGATTTGATTCGCATTCCAGCGTCTCAGTCGGTACAAGCCGATCTGGCTCCCGCACCCAACCGCGTGGCAACGGCGTCCGTTCCAGCCCAAACGGTCGCGCACCGTCAAAACGCTCAAGCACAGCCAGTGCCCTATCGAATGAACCAACAACATCCGATGCAAGCACAACCAGCCGGTTACGGTATGGGCGCTCCTACAATGGGACAACCCGTTCCAATGGCCCCTTACAGTGGCGGCGGAGCACCTCGCTACGATACACCGAACTTGCCAAACTATGCTTGGCCCGGTTACTCCGCTCACCCCAACTACGCTGCATTGACCTATCCTCAGCAGTATAGCCCATCGGCATGGCCATACATCGGCCCGTTCTATCCCTATCCTCAAGTTCCACTCGGTTGGCGAAAAGTCAGCTTGGAATGGGACGACGGTTGGTGGTTCCTCGACTTCACCGACAAGTAA
- the mnmD gene encoding tRNA (5-methylaminomethyl-2-thiouridine)(34)-methyltransferase MnmD: MNEDKKNARHRSTLPTDRDDLRIQVTDDTSYTLIRIGSDVTYHSSSGAMAETKHVYLGNSGIAARLRAGKASNVLEVGLGTGMSMLMTVDLAVQTDAPLDYVAIEWDLLSESILRGLKPETWLQDGSLANEYLSWRSRLGAAELPSTHTWHAGEKQRVTIHCIDAEQFNGTPEQFDGIYFDPFAPEVSPGLWELPVLERMFDVLKSGGTLVTYCVKRQVRDRLAAVGFSVQKSPGPPAGKREVLIAKKIR, translated from the coding sequence ATGAATGAGGACAAAAAGAATGCTCGGCACAGGTCGACTCTGCCGACCGACCGCGATGATTTGCGGATCCAAGTGACCGATGACACTAGCTATACTTTAATTCGGATTGGCAGCGACGTCACCTACCATAGCAGCAGTGGGGCGATGGCTGAAACGAAGCATGTGTATTTAGGAAACAGCGGAATCGCGGCCCGTTTACGGGCTGGAAAAGCCAGCAACGTACTCGAAGTAGGTCTCGGTACAGGGATGTCGATGCTGATGACTGTCGATTTAGCAGTTCAAACGGATGCTCCACTCGATTACGTAGCGATTGAGTGGGATTTACTTTCGGAATCGATCCTCCGTGGTTTGAAACCCGAAACGTGGCTTCAGGATGGCTCTCTAGCCAACGAATATTTATCTTGGCGATCGCGTTTAGGGGCCGCCGAATTGCCGTCGACACATACATGGCACGCGGGTGAGAAACAACGTGTCACAATTCACTGCATCGATGCTGAGCAATTCAATGGTACGCCGGAGCAGTTTGATGGGATCTATTTTGATCCGTTCGCACCGGAAGTCAGTCCGGGTCTTTGGGAACTTCCGGTTTTGGAGCGAATGTTTGACGTCCTCAAAAGTGGCGGAACATTAGTGACATACTGTGTCAAAAGGCAAGTTCGCGACCGCTTGGCGGCGGTAGGATTTAGCGTTCAAAAGTCGCCTGGCCCGCCGGCTGGCAAACGAGAAGTTCTCATTGCCAAGAAAATACGGTAA